Proteins encoded by one window of Cylindrospermum stagnale PCC 7417:
- the tkt gene encoding transketolase translates to MAVATQSLEELCINSIRFLAVDAIEKSKSGHPGLPMGAAPMAFVLWDKFMRFNPKNPQWFNRDRFVLSAGHGCMLQYALLYLTGYDSVTIDDIKQFRQWGSKTPGHPENFETPGVEVTTGPLGQGIANAVGLAIAEAHLAAKFNKPDAKLVDHYTYVIVGDGCNMEGVSGEAASFAGHLGLGKLIALYDDNHISIDGSTDVAFTEDVSKRFEAYGWHVLHVEDGNTDLAAIEKAIAAAKAVTDKPTLIKVTTTIGYGSPNKQNTAGIHGAALGPDETALTRQNLGWQHGPFEVPQDALNHTRKAVERGAGYESDWNKTFADYKAKYPQEAAEFERLLSSKLPDGWDKVLPTYTAEDKALPTRKHSETCLNKLAQVLPELIGGSADLTHSNLTEIKGFGDFQKGQYQNRNIHFGVREHGMGAICNGIALHNSGLIPYGATFLIFTDYMRAAIRLAALSQAGSIWVMTHDSIGQGEDGPTHQPIETLASLRAIPDLTVIRPADGTETSGAYKVAIEKASQNASTLLAFSRQNVPNLTGTSIEGVTKGGYILVDSQGTPDIILIGTGSELSLAVTAAEKLTAEGKKVRVVSLPSTTLFDKQDAAYRESVLPKAVTKRLSVEAASSYGWHKYVGTEGDTVSIDTFGASAPGGTCLEKFGFTVENVLAKAKALLG, encoded by the coding sequence ATGGCAGTTGCAACCCAATCCCTCGAAGAACTTTGTATTAACTCGATCCGCTTCTTGGCTGTTGACGCCATAGAAAAGTCAAAATCGGGACATCCTGGACTGCCAATGGGCGCGGCTCCGATGGCTTTTGTACTTTGGGATAAATTTATGCGGTTTAACCCCAAAAATCCCCAATGGTTTAATCGCGATCGCTTCGTCTTGTCTGCTGGTCACGGCTGTATGTTGCAGTACGCCTTGCTGTACCTGACAGGCTACGATAGCGTCACCATCGACGACATTAAGCAATTCCGTCAATGGGGTTCTAAAACTCCCGGACACCCAGAAAACTTTGAAACACCAGGTGTAGAAGTAACCACAGGCCCCTTGGGTCAGGGAATTGCCAATGCCGTCGGTTTAGCGATCGCCGAAGCCCATCTCGCTGCTAAGTTCAACAAACCCGATGCCAAGTTAGTTGACCACTACACCTATGTAATTGTCGGTGATGGTTGCAACATGGAAGGCGTTTCTGGTGAAGCTGCTTCTTTCGCAGGGCATTTGGGATTAGGTAAACTCATTGCTCTCTACGACGATAACCACATCTCCATCGATGGTTCTACAGATGTAGCATTCACCGAAGATGTTTCCAAGCGATTTGAAGCATACGGTTGGCACGTCCTCCATGTCGAAGATGGCAATACCGATTTAGCAGCAATTGAAAAAGCGATCGCCGCAGCCAAAGCCGTCACCGACAAACCAACCCTAATTAAGGTAACAACCACCATTGGTTACGGTTCCCCCAACAAGCAAAACACCGCTGGTATTCACGGTGCAGCCTTGGGTCCAGACGAAACAGCATTAACTCGTCAAAACTTGGGTTGGCAACACGGGCCTTTTGAAGTTCCTCAAGATGCCCTCAACCACACACGCAAAGCAGTAGAACGCGGCGCAGGCTACGAAAGCGACTGGAACAAGACTTTTGCTGACTACAAAGCTAAATATCCCCAAGAAGCGGCTGAATTTGAGCGTCTTCTTAGCAGCAAACTACCTGACGGTTGGGATAAAGTACTACCCACCTACACCGCCGAAGACAAAGCACTACCCACCCGCAAACACTCAGAAACCTGCCTCAACAAACTAGCTCAAGTTTTACCTGAGTTAATTGGTGGTTCTGCTGACTTAACCCACTCCAACCTGACTGAAATCAAGGGCTTTGGCGACTTTCAGAAAGGACAATACCAAAATCGCAACATCCACTTTGGTGTGCGGGAACATGGTATGGGCGCAATCTGTAATGGTATAGCGTTGCATAATTCGGGATTAATTCCCTACGGTGCGACTTTCCTAATCTTCACAGATTATATGCGTGCTGCTATTCGTTTAGCCGCTTTGTCTCAAGCAGGCTCGATTTGGGTAATGACCCACGACTCCATTGGTCAAGGTGAAGATGGCCCCACCCACCAACCAATTGAAACGCTAGCTTCCCTGCGAGCCATTCCTGACCTCACTGTAATTCGCCCCGCAGACGGAACCGAAACCTCCGGCGCTTACAAAGTGGCAATTGAAAAGGCCAGCCAAAATGCTTCCACTCTGTTGGCATTCAGCCGCCAAAACGTCCCTAACTTAACAGGTACATCTATTGAAGGCGTGACTAAGGGTGGATACATTCTGGTAGATAGCCAAGGTACACCAGATATCATCCTCATTGGAACTGGTTCAGAGTTGAGCCTAGCTGTCACCGCAGCTGAGAAACTGACAGCGGAAGGTAAGAAAGTCCGTGTTGTCTCCCTACCTTCAACCACTTTGTTTGACAAACAAGATGCAGCTTATAGAGAGTCTGTTCTACCTAAAGCTGTCACCAAGCGTCTGTCTGTAGAAGCTGCTAGCAGTTACGGTTGGCACAAGTATGTAGGCACTGAAGGCGACACCGTGAGTATCGATACCTTTGGTGCTTCGGCTCCAGGTGGTACTTGTCTGGAGAAGTTTGGTTTCACTGTTGAGAATGTGTTAGCTAAAGCTAAGGCATTGTTGGGTTAA
- the lpxD gene encoding UDP-3-O-(3-hydroxymyristoyl)glucosamine N-acyltransferase yields MKFSEIINLLGDTATNHSLTANPGYDPDINGVAPLDAASNGSLSYIEGAKFASFVSQTNASALILPQDEELQVLAQERGIVWIATPEPRLLFAQAIALFYQPYRPAPSIHPSAVIHPTAKIGSDVYIGAHVVIQPEVEIGNNVIIHPNVVIYPDAKIGDRTTLHANCTIQERTRIGADCVIHSGAVIGAEGFGFVPTRSGWFKMEQSGYTVLEDGVEVGCNSTIDRPAVGETRVGRNTKIDNLVQVGHGCQIGAGCAMAAQVGLAGGVKVGNRVILAGQVGVANQVKIGDGAIASAQAGIHNNIGPGEIVSGSPAVSHKLYLKISAVYSRLPSMYQTLKQLQRQLGQK; encoded by the coding sequence ATGAAATTCAGCGAAATCATTAACCTATTGGGCGACACCGCCACTAACCACAGCCTCACCGCTAACCCAGGCTACGACCCAGATATTAACGGAGTAGCGCCCTTGGATGCAGCTAGCAATGGCAGTCTCAGTTATATAGAAGGAGCAAAATTTGCCTCGTTTGTTAGCCAGACGAACGCTAGTGCTTTAATTTTGCCCCAAGACGAAGAATTACAGGTACTGGCACAAGAAAGAGGTATTGTTTGGATAGCGACCCCGGAACCACGATTATTGTTTGCCCAGGCGATCGCTCTTTTCTATCAACCATATCGCCCAGCACCATCCATTCATCCCAGTGCTGTGATTCACCCGACGGCGAAAATTGGTAGTGATGTTTATATTGGTGCCCATGTTGTGATTCAGCCAGAGGTGGAGATTGGCAATAATGTAATTATTCATCCCAACGTGGTGATTTATCCAGATGCCAAAATTGGCGATCGCACTACCTTACATGCTAACTGCACCATCCAAGAACGCACCCGCATTGGTGCAGATTGTGTAATTCACAGTGGTGCCGTCATTGGTGCCGAAGGCTTCGGCTTTGTGCCTACCCGTAGTGGTTGGTTCAAAATGGAACAATCTGGCTACACAGTCTTAGAAGATGGCGTAGAAGTTGGCTGCAACAGTACCATTGACCGCCCAGCCGTTGGTGAAACACGGGTAGGTCGCAATACCAAAATCGATAATTTAGTACAAGTAGGACACGGCTGCCAAATAGGTGCTGGTTGTGCAATGGCCGCACAGGTGGGATTGGCAGGAGGTGTAAAAGTAGGGAATCGGGTAATCCTAGCTGGACAAGTAGGAGTTGCCAATCAGGTTAAAATAGGCGATGGTGCGATCGCATCGGCGCAAGCTGGAATTCACAACAATATAGGGCCAGGAGAGATTGTTTCCGGTAGTCCAGCAGTTTCTCACAAACTATATCTCAAAATATCTGCTGTTTATAGCCGCCTACCATCCATGTATCAAACCCTAAAACAATTGCAACGCCAACTAGGCCAAAAGTGA
- the fabF gene encoding beta-ketoacyl-ACP synthase II translates to MTDYKRNRVVVTGVGAITPIGNTAAEYWDGLLSGRNGIDYITLFDASVHDCRIAGEVKNFDPCNYMERKEAKRADRFAQFGIAAAKQAVEDAQLVINDLNAEQIGVIIGSGVGGIKVLEDQQTIYLNRGPDRCSPFMIPMMIPNMAAGLTAIHTGAKGPNSCSVTACAAGSNAIGDAFRLIQGGYAQAMICGGCEAAVTPLSVAGFAAARALSTRNDPANACRPFDRDRDGFVMGEGGGILILEELQHAISRGARIYAEMVGYGMTCDAYHITSPVPGGIGATRAMELALKDGELTPEMVSYINAHGTSTPANDSTETAAIKKALGESAYHVAISSTKSMTGHLLGGSGGIEAVATVLAIANDQIPPTINLENPDSLCDLDYVPHTSRAQLVEVALSNSFGFGGHNVTLAFKKYL, encoded by the coding sequence ATGACAGATTATAAACGTAACCGCGTTGTTGTAACTGGTGTTGGCGCGATCACACCTATTGGCAACACAGCAGCTGAATATTGGGACGGATTGTTAAGTGGACGTAACGGCATTGACTACATCACTTTATTTGATGCGTCTGTCCATGATTGCCGCATTGCTGGTGAAGTGAAAAACTTCGATCCATGTAATTATATGGAGCGCAAAGAAGCCAAGCGTGCGGATCGGTTTGCCCAATTTGGGATTGCGGCTGCAAAACAGGCTGTAGAGGACGCGCAGTTGGTCATCAATGACCTAAATGCAGAACAGATAGGTGTCATCATCGGTTCTGGGGTTGGCGGCATTAAGGTTTTAGAAGACCAGCAAACTATCTACTTAAACCGCGGACCCGATCGCTGTAGCCCATTCATGATCCCGATGATGATCCCCAATATGGCAGCAGGATTAACAGCAATTCACACTGGTGCTAAAGGCCCAAATTCCTGCTCTGTGACAGCCTGTGCCGCTGGTTCTAACGCCATAGGAGATGCGTTTCGCCTAATTCAAGGGGGATATGCCCAGGCGATGATTTGCGGGGGGTGTGAGGCGGCAGTTACACCCTTGTCTGTGGCCGGATTTGCCGCAGCGCGAGCGCTTTCAACTCGCAATGACCCCGCTAATGCTTGTCGTCCCTTTGATCGGGATCGCGACGGATTTGTCATGGGTGAAGGTGGGGGAATTTTGATTCTCGAAGAATTGCAACACGCCATTAGTCGTGGCGCTCGCATTTATGCTGAAATGGTTGGCTATGGCATGACCTGTGACGCTTACCATATTACCTCCCCAGTACCCGGTGGTATAGGAGCTACTAGAGCCATGGAACTGGCACTCAAGGATGGGGAACTCACACCAGAAATGGTAAGCTACATCAATGCTCATGGTACTAGCACCCCAGCTAATGATTCAACGGAAACCGCAGCAATTAAAAAAGCTTTGGGAGAATCTGCCTATCATGTGGCAATCAGTTCCACCAAATCGATGACTGGTCATCTTTTGGGAGGTTCTGGAGGCATTGAAGCCGTAGCCACTGTATTGGCGATCGCCAATGATCAAATTCCACCAACAATCAATCTGGAAAATCCTGACTCGCTGTGTGACCTAGATTATGTGCCCCATACTAGCCGCGCTCAACTCGTAGAGGTGGCGCTATCCAATTCTTTTGGGTTTGGCGGTCACAATGTCACGCTAGCCTTTAAGAAGTACCTCTAA
- a CDS encoding type II toxin-antitoxin system VapC family toxin translates to MGYLLDTNILTPILKKNQKINTKLEEVRFLGEDVFISCITYFESKRGLLHANATRQISELDEFCRIYRVLFLDDLETIEKACEIHAYLKRKGRKIQEADVLIAATAIVRGLVLVSDDSDLLRVEGLNLENWLRE, encoded by the coding sequence ATGGGTTATCTCCTGGACACAAATATATTAACGCCTATTTTGAAGAAGAATCAAAAAATAAATACCAAATTAGAGGAAGTACGTTTTTTAGGAGAGGATGTATTTATAAGTTGTATAACCTATTTTGAATCAAAAAGAGGATTGCTTCATGCAAATGCTACGAGGCAGATATCTGAATTAGATGAATTTTGCCGAATATACAGAGTTTTATTTTTAGATGATTTAGAAACTATAGAAAAAGCCTGCGAAATTCATGCGTATTTAAAAAGAAAAGGCAGGAAAATACAAGAGGCTGATGTATTGATAGCAGCGACAGCAATTGTACGCGGTTTGGTTTTAGTTTCAGATGATTCTGATTTGTTAAGAGTTGAGGGACTTAATTTAGAAAATTGGTTAAGGGAATAA
- the acpP gene encoding acyl carrier protein, whose protein sequence is MSQADIFERVKKIVVEQLDVKPEQVVPDGSFTNDLGADSLDIVELVMALEEEFEIEIPDEAAEKILTVQEVVDYINHNVAASA, encoded by the coding sequence ATGAGCCAAGCAGATATTTTTGAAAGGGTAAAGAAAATCGTCGTCGAGCAATTGGACGTTAAGCCGGAACAAGTCGTACCAGACGGCAGTTTTACAAATGATTTAGGGGCTGATTCCTTAGATATCGTAGAACTGGTAATGGCTTTGGAAGAAGAATTTGAGATCGAAATTCCTGACGAAGCCGCCGAAAAGATTTTAACGGTCCAAGAGGTAGTGGATTACATCAACCATAACGTTGCCGCATCCGCCTAA
- a CDS encoding NAD(P)/FAD-dependent oxidoreductase, whose translation MLPLNIVVIGGGAAGFFGAIACAQANPDAHVTLLEASRQPLAKVLISGGGRCNVTHACFEPESLVQNYPRGANALRGAFTRFQAKDTAAWFAAQGVYLNIEADGRMFPVTNTSETIVECLIKTAATAGVELRIGTPVVSVKRKLSPQESGKEEGFEIILKSGETKNCDCLLLATGSSLIGYKIARELGHQIEPPVPSLFTFNIPESTLRALAGISVNPVQLRLFAGGKTPLQQTGPLLITHWGLSGPAVLKLSAWGARVLHDSHYQAKLLINWLPDLQQEQVRKKLLAVKQEWPQKAIALHRGIDLPHRLWQYMVARSDITTEDRWAGLPHKKLNQLVLELTQGEYLINGKGAFKEEFVTCGGVKLKEVDFKTMESRLVPGLYFAGEILDIDGVTGGFNFQSAWTTAYLAGKAMGTTDSGKNTQR comes from the coding sequence TTGTTACCGTTAAACATTGTAGTTATTGGGGGTGGAGCAGCGGGATTTTTTGGCGCGATCGCTTGCGCTCAAGCTAACCCTGATGCCCACGTCACGTTACTCGAAGCCAGTCGCCAACCATTAGCGAAAGTACTGATTTCTGGTGGGGGGCGCTGTAACGTCACTCATGCTTGCTTTGAACCAGAGAGTTTGGTGCAAAATTACCCCAGAGGCGCAAACGCTTTGCGGGGTGCGTTCACTCGCTTTCAAGCTAAAGATACAGCAGCTTGGTTTGCGGCTCAGGGAGTATATCTGAACATTGAAGCTGATGGACGGATGTTTCCTGTGACAAATACTTCAGAAACAATTGTGGAATGTTTGATCAAAACTGCGGCCACGGCTGGGGTAGAACTTCGTATTGGGACACCTGTAGTCTCAGTAAAACGAAAATTATCTCCGCAAGAGTCGGGGAAAGAAGAGGGATTTGAGATTATTCTCAAGTCGGGAGAGACGAAAAATTGCGATTGCCTACTTCTTGCCACGGGTAGTAGCCTGATAGGTTATAAAATCGCTAGGGAGTTAGGTCATCAAATTGAACCACCTGTCCCTTCCTTATTTACCTTTAACATTCCCGAATCGACCCTGCGGGCGTTGGCGGGAATTAGTGTGAACCCTGTGCAGTTACGGTTGTTTGCGGGCGGAAAAACCCCACTCCAACAAACAGGGCCTTTGCTAATTACCCACTGGGGTTTGAGTGGCCCAGCTGTGCTCAAGCTTTCTGCTTGGGGTGCGAGAGTTTTGCATGATAGCCATTATCAAGCCAAATTATTGATCAATTGGTTGCCTGATTTGCAGCAAGAACAGGTGCGGAAAAAATTATTAGCAGTGAAGCAAGAATGGCCCCAAAAAGCGATCGCCTTACATCGCGGCATTGATCTACCCCATCGCCTCTGGCAATATATGGTCGCTCGTTCAGATATTACCACAGAAGACCGTTGGGCTGGACTTCCTCACAAAAAGTTAAATCAGCTGGTGCTGGAACTCACCCAAGGGGAATACTTAATTAATGGCAAAGGAGCCTTTAAAGAAGAGTTTGTCACCTGTGGCGGTGTCAAACTCAAAGAAGTTGACTTCAAAACAATGGAAAGTCGCTTAGTTCCTGGTCTGTACTTTGCTGGAGAAATATTAGATATTGATGGCGTTACTGGCGGTTTTAACTTCCAAAGTGCTTGGACAACCGCCTATTTAGCTGGAAAGGCTATGGGAACTACAGATTCAGGCAAAAATACGCAGAGATAG
- a CDS encoding rubredoxin, whose amino-acid sequence MNELASFQPTKEYSRGTAFEDIPEDWVCLVCDAKRDKFQLVEV is encoded by the coding sequence ATTAACGAACTTGCTTCATTCCAGCCAACGAAGGAATATTCAAGGGGCACAGCCTTTGAAGACATACCAGAAGATTGGGTGTGTTTGGTTTGTGATGCGAAAAGAGATAAATTTCAACTAGTGGAAGTGTGA
- a CDS encoding CoB--CoM heterodisulfide reductase iron-sulfur subunit B family protein, whose protein sequence is MLSQTLKYAYFPGCVAQGACRELYLSTQALTQALGIQLVELKKAACCGSGTFKEDSQLLEDTVNARNIALAEELNLPLLTHCSTCQGVIGHVDERLKECRSSNPAYIEQVNGLLHKEGCVPYRGSTEVKHLLYALVADYGIEEITKRVTRKLTGLKCAAFYGCYLLRAQKSIPYDDPFQPEAMENVFRAVGATPIYYRGRTQCCGWPLSSYATTQSFKMAGMHIQEALTTGADCIVTPCPLCHLNLDSRQPEVEKVIGQKLGLPVLHLPQLIALALGVSPKDLGLERHIVSTKPVLEKLGF, encoded by the coding sequence ATGCTATCTCAGACACTGAAATACGCTTACTTCCCTGGCTGTGTAGCTCAAGGTGCTTGCAGGGAACTTTACCTCTCAACTCAGGCCCTCACCCAAGCATTGGGCATTCAATTAGTTGAACTGAAAAAAGCTGCTTGCTGCGGTTCAGGTACGTTTAAAGAAGATTCCCAACTGTTGGAAGATACGGTCAACGCTAGGAATATTGCCCTAGCAGAAGAATTAAATCTGCCCCTACTGACCCATTGCAGTACTTGTCAGGGTGTTATCGGTCATGTTGATGAACGCCTGAAAGAATGCCGGTCAAGCAATCCCGCCTACATTGAGCAGGTTAATGGTTTGCTGCACAAAGAAGGCTGTGTACCTTATCGTGGGAGTACTGAGGTTAAACATCTCCTCTATGCTCTAGTGGCAGATTACGGTATAGAGGAAATTACCAAACGTGTCACCCGTAAGTTGACTGGGTTAAAATGTGCTGCTTTTTATGGCTGCTATCTCCTCCGTGCCCAAAAGTCTATACCCTATGACGACCCTTTTCAACCGGAAGCGATGGAAAACGTGTTTCGTGCAGTAGGTGCAACACCAATTTATTACCGTGGTCGTACACAATGTTGCGGTTGGCCTTTGTCTAGCTACGCCACTACCCAATCTTTTAAAATGGCAGGCATGCACATTCAAGAAGCCTTGACAACTGGCGCTGATTGTATTGTCACCCCTTGTCCTTTGTGTCATTTAAATTTAGATTCTCGTCAACCAGAGGTGGAAAAGGTTATCGGTCAAAAGCTAGGTTTACCAGTGTTGCATTTACCTCAGTTAATTGCTTTAGCACTAGGGGTCAGCCCTAAAGACTTAGGTTTAGAACGCCACATTGTTTCTACTAAGCCAGTGTTAGAAAAATTAGGATTTTAG
- a CDS encoding ComEC/Rec2 family competence protein, translating into MIQTSGVIICLGYILGLLFSAIPWGGMWIVILGIVMAVLSHRRQSILRQVAQKRENAVTKTKAGANTWQSLPYPKILLVAGLVGLLATLYFQLRVPRPGVKDISTFVPSGKNTNQEQLVIVRGEVVSNPRLTRSQRGQFWLQVTQMDEVKNDQVPAGVPKGATGKLYVTVPILQATGLYPSQQIAVTGVLYKPKVASNPGAFDFQKFLKQEGTYAGLIGQQVNVLDEDRQWGWWQVRERIVRSQVRWLGIPQGPLVSAMVLGSKAVDLPYDIRDLFIKAGLAHALAASGFQTSLILSVILQLTRRAKKGMQITLASLALIIFLGLTGFQPAVLRAVIMGFAALIGLALQRKVKQLGSLLLAATLLLLFNPLWIWDLGFQLSFLATLGLIVTVPPIIQRLSWLPPAIASLIAVPLAATIWTLPLQLSVFGVVPTYSLLLNILSTPLISIISIGGIISAIAALILPEAGSFLAGVLYYPTNWLIQLVEFVSNLPGNLVAVGSISIWQMLAIYTLMILAWLVRWWQKRWGFAGLLAMALVLIPVWHSANTLFRITVLAAGAEPVLVIQDQGTITLINSGDENTGRFTILPFLQQQGVNQIDWAIASKFSGNENDAWVELLRRLPIKNFYKYSRNPENTPESQAIQQELQKHQGVYQSLTLGQTVNAGSIIAQFVNNQLPILQLQVFDQNWLLVGNVKSQEITQLVKTGTLSRPQVLWCASESLKDLVLALRPQVVIGTGTSSRNSSSANFDQKTLSELSKANIKVFFTGKNGAIQWTPNGEFETFIQVTENKSSVL; encoded by the coding sequence ATGATTCAGACGAGTGGTGTGATTATTTGTCTTGGCTATATTTTGGGGCTGCTGTTTTCAGCAATTCCCTGGGGTGGGATGTGGATTGTAATTTTGGGGATAGTGATGGCAGTTTTGTCTCACAGACGCCAAAGTATTTTGCGGCAAGTTGCTCAGAAACGAGAAAATGCTGTTACTAAAACTAAGGCAGGAGCTAATACATGGCAAAGTCTTCCCTATCCTAAAATATTGCTTGTTGCTGGTTTGGTGGGGCTGTTGGCAACTCTGTATTTTCAATTGCGGGTGCCACGACCGGGAGTAAAAGACATTAGTACATTTGTACCCTCTGGAAAAAACACTAATCAAGAACAATTAGTCATAGTGCGTGGTGAAGTGGTGAGTAATCCCCGCTTGACTCGCAGCCAGCGGGGACAATTTTGGCTGCAAGTGACTCAGATGGATGAGGTCAAAAATGATCAAGTCCCAGCAGGTGTACCAAAAGGGGCAACGGGTAAATTGTATGTGACGGTGCCTATACTTCAGGCTACTGGGTTATACCCTAGTCAACAAATAGCTGTGACCGGGGTTTTGTATAAACCAAAGGTGGCATCAAATCCTGGCGCTTTTGATTTTCAGAAGTTTCTCAAGCAGGAAGGCACTTATGCTGGTTTGATAGGACAACAGGTAAATGTGCTGGATGAAGACCGTCAATGGGGATGGTGGCAAGTTCGGGAGCGGATTGTACGATCCCAAGTTCGTTGGTTGGGTATACCGCAAGGACCACTTGTTAGTGCAATGGTTTTGGGCAGCAAAGCTGTTGATTTACCCTACGATATCCGCGACTTATTTATCAAAGCGGGATTAGCTCATGCTTTGGCAGCTTCCGGTTTTCAAACTTCTTTGATTTTGAGTGTAATACTACAGCTGACAAGACGGGCAAAAAAGGGGATGCAAATTACCCTCGCTTCGTTGGCTTTAATTATTTTCCTTGGTTTAACAGGTTTCCAGCCTGCGGTTCTCAGAGCTGTAATTATGGGTTTTGCGGCATTAATTGGTCTAGCATTGCAAAGAAAGGTAAAACAGTTGGGGTCATTGCTGCTGGCAGCGACATTGTTGTTGCTGTTTAACCCTTTATGGATTTGGGACTTAGGCTTTCAACTGAGTTTTTTAGCAACGCTGGGATTAATTGTGACGGTACCGCCGATTATTCAACGCTTGAGTTGGTTACCCCCGGCGATCGCTTCTTTGATTGCTGTACCCTTGGCGGCAACAATTTGGACTTTACCCTTGCAGCTTTCTGTTTTTGGAGTTGTGCCAACTTACAGCTTGCTACTAAATATCCTGAGTACACCATTGATCTCAATTATTAGTATAGGTGGAATTATCAGTGCGATCGCAGCATTAATTTTGCCAGAAGCTGGAAGCTTTTTGGCTGGGGTGTTGTATTACCCTACTAATTGGCTAATTCAGCTAGTGGAATTTGTTAGTAATTTACCAGGGAACTTGGTTGCGGTCGGTAGCATATCAATTTGGCAGATGCTGGCGATTTATACACTGATGATATTGGCTTGGCTGGTGCGTTGGTGGCAGAAACGGTGGGGTTTTGCTGGGTTACTTGCCATGGCTTTGGTACTGATTCCAGTTTGGCATTCTGCTAACACGTTATTCAGGATAACAGTATTAGCCGCCGGCGCAGAACCAGTTTTGGTGATTCAAGATCAAGGGACTATCACTCTAATTAATAGCGGAGATGAAAATACTGGCCGCTTCACAATCCTACCGTTTTTGCAACAACAGGGCGTAAATCAAATCGATTGGGCGATTGCCAGTAAATTTTCAGGTAATGAAAATGATGCTTGGGTGGAACTCCTGCGACGGTTACCGATTAAAAATTTTTATAAATATTCTCGCAATCCAGAAAATACCCCGGAATCTCAGGCAATTCAACAGGAACTGCAAAAGCATCAAGGAGTCTACCAATCTTTGACACTTGGTCAAACTGTGAATGCTGGTTCGATAATTGCCCAATTCGTCAACAATCAATTACCCATCTTACAATTGCAAGTTTTTGATCAGAATTGGTTATTAGTCGGTAATGTCAAGTCTCAAGAGATAACACAGCTAGTTAAGACAGGGACTTTGTCTCGTCCACAAGTGCTGTGGTGTGCCTCTGAGTCTTTGAAAGATTTAGTTTTGGCTCTGCGACCACAGGTGGTGATCGGCACTGGCACATCTTCGAGGAATAGTTCTTCTGCCAACTTTGACCAAAAAACTTTGTCGGAACTGAGTAAAGCAAATATAAAAGTATTCTTCACCGGCAAAAATGGGGCAATCCAATGGACGCCCAATGGTGAGTTTGAAACGTTCATCCAGGTAACAGAAAACAAGTCTTCAGTCTTGTAA